The genome window AGCCCCCTTTTGCATTGCAACCGAACTTCAGCCCCGTCTGCCCATCGCACTTCAATACATATTTATTAGCCGCATTTGTTGGATTTTAgctcaattaaaaagttttacTCGGCTACTTTTCTTCATTTCGGTTTGGGACCTGCCCTGTGACTCCAACTTCAACCTCGACTCCGAATGTCTTGTTTTGTTTGGTAGCTGGTAACTGGTAGCTAGGAACTTGGATTTGGGATCAAGGAGTTGCATGCTGGATGCTTTTGCAGCCACACTGCAGTTGCTGTCGGTggactttttttttcttgttttacTAATTGCAATTACTTTTTGGGGTTCAGCAACCAAAAATTAAGGGATAAGCTGAACCTGAAATGCTCTAGTCGCTAATCAAACtacataaaatgtaaaattaataaatgtatttaattcAACTTAAGAACATTCcaccaaaaatatatatatgtaaccTTAATCGTCTAACCTACAGTTTGTACTTATACATTACTATTCTGAAAACCCCTTTTGCAAGGGTATTAAACTGGATTAAGAATTTATTCTTAAGATAGACTCATCCCAGCAGATGATTGCCGGTGGCACTCCAGCCGGGTGCCACGTAGTGGGGGCGCTGCTTGTGCACCACCGTGCGCACCACTGGCACTTTGACCGGATACGGATAATAAACTGGCGAGACCACCGGCTTCTCCACTCGGTAGGGTACCCTGCGCTCCACCACAAAGGGAATGGGTCGCTCCACGGGCACCGGCTTCACCCGTTCGATGGGTATCTTCACCTCCTGCATCTGGGGCACGGCCACCGCTTGGGCCACTGGTATTTTGATGGGCATCGGCTTGGGTATGGCTGCGATCACGGTTCGTGGCACTTGCACCTGGACGTTCTGCTTGAAGGGCACATGCTGCTTCTGATAGTGGGTGATGGGCACACTCTTGGTGATCTCGATGTGCTTGGCCAACGGCAATCCGGCCACCGCTTTACTGCTCTCCGGTGTATGGTGCACACTGGTGGTTATGGCTGGGAGATCTGCAATCTGGCTATCCTTGTGGGAGTACAACATCTGCTGGTCCTGTGCAACTCCCAggcgctgttgctgccgttgatcTTGAGGATATTGCAGTGCATGTTGCCGCTTCTGTTGCAGATGTTGCTGCAAGTgtggctgctgatgctgcacaTGTTGCAGCTGTCTGCCTTCAGGTTGCTGATGAAGTTGCTGCTCTAGTGGGTGGCTTTGCTCCCGATTTGTATGATGACTCGATAGGGACTCCTCCTGCTGACGCTTCACTGGATTGGCCAGTGTCTGGAGCTCTTTGAGCTGCGCATAGACACTGGTATtatcctcctgctcctggtgctgctgctgatgatgctcCACCTCCTGCTCCCGCTGGCGATGCTCCCGATTCTCCCGGTAATTGGAAATTTGTTCGAAATGGTAATGGCTGGGACTGGGTGGCGACGTGGCAAACTGCACCCGCGGCCGATATGCATAGCTTTCGTAGTGCTGCTCGCCGCGATGGGGCTCCACATCGTAGCCAGCGGAATTTGGCTCATAATTTGCCGTATTAATGACAAAATCGATATTGGCGGATGGGTCGCGACGCGGCTCCTCATCCGCGGTGAAGGGCGAGTGCAGTTTGCTGTTGTAGTAGAAGGGCACAAAGCCATTGGCAGTGGTGCCAAGGGACGATTGCGGATGGCGATGGTGCTGGTGATGGGTGGCCAGGAGTTTGTGAGCATAATTTCCATATGTTGCCAAGTCATCGCCGCCTGCAGTGTCAGTGGGGCCATAATAATTTCGCGTATATCCTGTTAATCCCGACAACGATTCCACGCCCGCATCCTGGTAATGGTGTTTGCTGCCATGTTCCAGCGGCAGGCCGAGCGGGTACTCCGCCAGGGAGAGCGGTAGTGGGGCATCTATGGCCTCCATTGTCATGGCCAAAGCGAGCCACATTAATGCATAGATCATTAATGAACTGGTGGCAGGTGGCCCAAAGCCTTGGCCGGATTTTGGCCGCCCCATAACGTTGGCTGGTTGTGTGTGTCCTGAACTCCTGTGTCCTATATCCTTTGTCCCAATCCGCCAACGGAGTGCGTGTTTGGATGCAGCTGGCGTGGGCGTTGCTCCgctttgaaatgcaaatttgtGACATCGCGATGCTGTTTTTATAGCACACACACTCTTCAAATGCTTGGAGCGCTCTACTTGTAATTGGATAGCCTCGTCGGCACTTCAAGTTCATTGGCCAATCCACCATGGATTGTGTAAGTGGAAGCCCAGGCACTTACTTTCACTCGGCGGCATCAACTGTTCCAAATAGTCCCTTTCTGGTTGTTCCTCTCAGATGCAAGTGAGGCGGCGATCCGCTGTCCGCACAATTCGCAATCACAAAATACGCAGCTATACCGCAATTGCTGGGCTGCAATGAGCATCGACCTATGCACTGTGGTCTAATACGgctcaaaaattaaaaaaaaaaaataaactgtgcatataataaacatggtaaaaataaagttatggTAAGCTAAGCAATTAAGTAAGTTTTGTTTTGATTGCATAAATATGGCTTCCTTTTTAAGCTAGCTTAATCCGTTTTCAATAATGATCTATAAAGCTGCTCAATTTGTTGGCCATTTTCAACGTAGCTGTAACCACTGTGCACCGGTTGGCTCCCAGCCGCATCGGATTTCACACTGTGGCAGCTTGCGGTCAATGTCGCGGCCATTCCGATGTTTGATTGCACAAATGGTGACGCTCGGGGACGTGCGCTTCATGTGCTTGCGGTCCGGTCTTTGCCAAGTGCAATCGCCGGAGATTCGTGGCCATTTGAAACGCGGCTGAGATCTCGGATTGCAGCACTTTCAATTTTCATCTGGATGCAGTGGAGTCGACGACATTCGGTATCGATGCTCTTGCATAATTTACCTGCCACGCCTTCACTCACTCAAAGCTGACAATGCACTTTGGGGCTAAAGTGATTCAATTTTAAAGAACCTTTGCGGGAATAGGATTCTCAGCGATTTTATAGTGCACTGAGCAAAATAGTTGATATAAGATTGTAATATTTCTATATTAATGTTTGTAGTTGAAGATACATTTTAAGATGTGATGCTTAGATATATTATAGCTTAGTTACCATTTTTGTATCTGCTGCCGTCGAAGTTCGTATAAGTATAAAATTTAAGTGTTGCTTTTATTTCCCGATTTTAATCTTATATTTGTGATTTTCTCTGTGAGTAGTTGCCTCTGGCGGGAAATCAAGGGAAAGTCGGCGAAAAACGGAGATAAAGCGAGTTCTTTGCGTTGCTAGCCTGGCATCCTTGGATCATTCATCATTCTGCTCTGCATTTAAGTTTGCAAAGTTCACCAGGTTGGCATCGCCACCTTtccctacatatatatatatatatatttgtatacatatatagaccCACctcagccacgcccccttagAACGGCGTTAGCAGCAACGCCCACCGTCACCGCACTTTCGGCACAAAGTATTTGCACAATTGCTGCTCGAGTTGCTACCGAAATGACAGCGCAAAGTACAAGTAAAGTGTATTTTCACATTGAATGAGGTTAAGCTTCGTTAAATTTTGCGCAGCTTCACTGTACAGTTAAACCTCCCCATCCATTTCCCCCGGAacgagagtgtgtgtgtgcgtgttataCTTGTTGGATGCAATTTTTTTTCGCTGCTTTTTCATTACTTCAAATGCTTTCAAGCCCTGTGAAGCATATTTTAGCAAAGTTCCCATAGAAAAGAAGCCAGCCAGCTAGCCACCCAGCTTAACATGGCCAAAATGTGTAAAGAAAAAAATCTGCTAAAAAAATAGAACATAAAAAAAAGGTGAGTAGAAAAAATCTACAAAACGATGGCAAAGTTAAATGCCGGCATACACATACTTATTAAAGTTCAAAGTTTCCTTTGGCGCGCTCTGCATAAAATCCATCATAAAATTAACAGGCGGAGAGtagcagcaggagcagattTTGCTGTGACACTGAAACTTCATTAAGTCACGTTAAAACGTTAAAATGAGGAAACGGTCGAAGGAAAGGCAAAAATCCAGCAGCCAGCAAAAACAGAAGCTGAAGCCAAGGCAGCCAGCAAATAGCCAAGAAATTCCAGCTATGGCATAGTTGGCAACGTCGCTGGCCTTTGCTTGACCCGCTCGGAGGTGGGTTTTTTTTAATGTGGGGGGCTCAGAGGCTCCGGCGGATACGGCGGACTACGATGTGGGTGGCTCGGGGTCGAGGGTCATCGTTGCATGCGAATTTAATCAAGTCATGCAATAGAATTTACGGTTCCATTGCCTTTCGGCCGTCGATGCCGATGGTCGTTCGGTCCTCGCTTGTTGGTCCACTCCCCACAAAG of Drosophila mauritiana strain mau12 chromosome 3R, ASM438214v1, whole genome shotgun sequence contains these proteins:
- the LOC117145376 gene encoding G-box-binding factor, producing the protein MGRPKSGQGFGPPATSSLMIYALMWLALAMTMEAIDAPLPLSLAEYPLGLPLEHGSKHHYQDAGVESLSGLTGYTRNYYGPTDTAGGDDLATYGNYAHKLLATHHQHHRHPQSSLGTTANGFVPFYYNSKLHSPFTADEEPRRDPSANIDFVINTANYEPNSAGYDVEPHRGEQHYESYAYRPRVQFATSPPSPSHYHFEQISNYRENREHRQREQEVEHHQQQHQEQEDNTSVYAQLKELQTLANPVKRQQEESLSSHHTNREQSHPLEQQLHQQPEGRQLQHVQHQQPHLQQHLQQKRQHALQYPQDQRQQQRLGVAQDQQMLYSHKDSQIADLPAITTSVHHTPESSKAVAGLPLAKHIEITKSVPITHYQKQHVPFKQNVQVQVPRTVIAAIPKPMPIKIPVAQAVAVPQMQEVKIPIERVKPVPVERPIPFVVERRVPYRVEKPVVSPVYYPYPVKVPVVRTVVHKQRPHYVAPGWSATGNHLLG